A window of the Methanobrevibacter sp. genome harbors these coding sequences:
- a CDS encoding DUF2304 family protein produces the protein MYLYALIFPIISLIAIIWFITRYLKGKNSFFTVFLWSIFWIVVSLFAIFPNVSMTFARIFGITRGLDFIIILVFVILFYTILKLYFIVDKMQNDLNKIVKEVALNNEITLEEEEE, from the coding sequence GTGTATTTATATGCTTTGATATTTCCAATAATTTCATTAATAGCGATTATTTGGTTTATTACAAGATATTTAAAAGGAAAAAATTCATTCTTTACAGTTTTTTTATGGTCAATATTTTGGATAGTTGTTAGTTTATTTGCAATATTTCCTAATGTCAGTATGACCTTTGCACGGATATTCGGTATAACCCGTGGGCTTGACTTTATAATCATTTTAGTATTTGTAATATTATTTTATACAATTTTAAAACTTTATTTCATTGTCGATAAGATGCAGAATGATTTGAATAAGATAGTTAAGGAAGTTGCACTTAACAATGAAATCACTCTTGAGGAAGAAGAGGAATAA
- the ribC gene encoding riboflavin synthase — translation MRIGICDTTFARFDMASAAIDELKNNAYDLKIIRETVPGVKDLPVTAKILIEEENCDIVMALGMPGPMEKDKMCAHEASTGLINAQLMTNTHILEVFVHEDEEEDPVELAKLAENRAREHAQNLIKMMYHRKAMRKEAGMGMREGKEDAGPL, via the coding sequence ATGAGAATTGGAATTTGTGATACTACATTTGCCCGTTTTGATATGGCTTCAGCAGCTATTGATGAACTGAAAAACAACGCTTATGATTTAAAAATAATTCGTGAAACAGTTCCGGGCGTCAAAGACTTGCCTGTAACTGCAAAAATTCTCATTGAAGAAGAAAACTGTGATATTGTAATGGCACTTGGTATGCCTGGGCCAATGGAAAAGGATAAGATGTGTGCTCATGAGGCATCTACCGGGCTGATTAATGCACAGCTTATGACAAACACTCATATTCTGGAGGTATTTGTCCATGAAGATGAAGAGGAAGATCCTGTTGAACTTGCAAAACTTGCAGAAAACAGAGCCCGTGAACATGCACAAAATTTAATCAAGATGATGTATCACAGAAAAGCAATGAGAAAAGAAGCTGGAATGGGTATGCGTGAAGGAAAAGAAGATGCAGGACCACTATAA
- a CDS encoding ATP-binding cassette domain-containing protein, translating into MLEVRNIKYSYNSDYQALKGVSLKVEKGEMVSLLGKNGAGKSTLFLHLNGIYEPDEGQVFIDGEELKYDKKSLLKFRQKVGIVFQNPDDQIFAPTVEEDVAFGPLNLGLPMEEVQDRVEEALARVGMSGFEKKAPHHLSGGQKKRVAIAGILAMKPEIMVLDEPTAGLDPQGVTNLTKLLKELNDEGITIIISTHEVDLVPNYAKRVFVLVDGLLIAEGTPKEIFSQPEILEQANLKVPIVTELFQQLEDEGFDMGNDYPLTIEEAKNKFLTLLNKN; encoded by the coding sequence ATGTTGGAAGTAAGAAATATTAAATATTCATATAACAGTGACTATCAAGCTTTAAAAGGAGTTAGCCTAAAAGTTGAAAAAGGAGAAATGGTTTCTCTTTTAGGTAAGAACGGTGCTGGTAAGTCAACATTGTTCTTGCATTTGAATGGAATTTACGAACCTGATGAAGGACAGGTCTTCATTGACGGTGAAGAGTTGAAATACGATAAAAAATCATTGCTCAAATTCAGACAGAAAGTTGGAATAGTATTTCAAAATCCTGACGACCAGATTTTTGCTCCAACTGTAGAGGAAGATGTTGCTTTCGGACCTCTAAATCTGGGATTGCCTATGGAAGAGGTTCAGGACAGGGTAGAAGAAGCCCTTGCTCGTGTTGGTATGAGCGGTTTTGAAAAGAAGGCTCCTCATCATTTAAGTGGAGGCCAAAAGAAAAGAGTTGCAATTGCAGGAATTCTTGCAATGAAGCCGGAAATCATGGTTTTGGATGAACCTACTGCAGGTCTTGACCCTCAGGGAGTAACAAACCTGACCAAACTGCTGAAGGAACTCAATGATGAAGGAATCACAATCATTATTTCTACTCATGAAGTCGATCTGGTTCCAAATTATGCAAAAAGGGTTTTCGTATTGGTTGACGGTTTGCTGATAGCTGAAGGAACTCCTAAGGAAATATTTTCTCAGCCTGAAATTCTTGAACAGGCAAATTTGAAAGTACCTATTGTTACTGAACTGTTCCAGCAGCTTGAAGATGAAGGCTTTGATATGGGAAATGATTATCCGTTAACTATCGAGGAAGCTAAAAATAAGTTTTTAACTCTGTTAAACAAAAACTAA
- the cbiQ gene encoding cobalt ECF transporter T component CbiQ, translating into MKFDMDYIAHHNELTESNPYFKLFLTIFLLILTLALDNLYFDIFIFIAMSIVILAIARINYRSYLKFLSIPMVFVVLTCLFLIFFFGKGQVIYETGIFGIVVTTDSLHYGVYTFFRVIGCLPLLGFLALTTPIAKILHCLATLKVPKVVIEIALLMYNSIFIFLNEIDTMQKAQETRLGYSTYFGSFKSLGALASTIFLRSLDKSETLQHSLDSRGYSGELPVYTPRKRGD; encoded by the coding sequence TTTGACATGGATTATATTGCGCATCATAATGAGTTAACAGAATCAAATCCTTATTTTAAATTGTTTTTAACAATTTTCCTGTTAATATTAACATTAGCACTTGATAATCTATATTTTGATATATTCATCTTCATAGCAATGTCCATTGTGATATTGGCTATAGCAAGGATAAATTATCGTTCATATCTGAAATTCCTTTCAATTCCAATGGTTTTTGTAGTTCTGACATGTCTGTTCCTTATATTCTTCTTTGGAAAAGGACAGGTTATTTATGAAACAGGTATATTCGGCATTGTTGTTACTACAGATTCACTGCACTACGGTGTTTACACATTCTTTAGGGTTATAGGATGTCTGCCTTTATTAGGATTTTTGGCTTTAACAACCCCTATTGCAAAAATTTTGCATTGTCTGGCTACACTTAAAGTTCCAAAAGTAGTTATTGAAATTGCACTTTTGATGTATAATTCAATATTTATATTCCTAAATGAAATTGACACCATGCAAAAGGCACAGGAAACCCGTCTGGGATACAGTACCTATTTCGGATCTTTCAAGTCTTTAGGTGCTCTTGCAAGTACAATATTTTTAAGGTCTCTAGATAAAAGTGAGACATTACAGCATTCTTTAGATTCCAGAGGTTATTCAGGAGAACTACCGGTTTACACACCTAGAAAGAGGGGAGATTAA
- a CDS encoding glycosyltransferase family 2 protein — translation MSYKVTDEDRNDTYVVLPAYNEATRIQPVLEDIASKGYNMVIVNDGSSDNTLEVIKQSKKLFPDQIHIFNLLINRGVGVATQTGFEAVLKYNPKYIVSMDSDGQHSADDLDNVIKPLVTGEAKAVIGVRPLKDMPRSRNYANAIMNLLTRIFYRVDVSDSQTGFRAITVDALEKISINATGYLISSEFIREINDNNIPFAEVPIKTIYTPETQAKGTNAIVALKILLQMIKHQF, via the coding sequence ATGTCATATAAAGTAACTGATGAAGATAGAAATGATACATATGTTGTTCTTCCGGCATATAATGAAGCCACTAGAATCCAGCCTGTCCTAGAGGATATAGCTAGTAAAGGATATAACATGGTCATTGTTAACGATGGCTCATCAGACAATACTCTGGAAGTTATCAAGCAATCCAAGAAATTGTTTCCAGACCAGATTCATATCTTCAATCTGCTTATCAACAGAGGTGTGGGAGTTGCCACACAGACAGGTTTTGAAGCTGTCTTGAAATATAATCCTAAATATATAGTCAGCATGGATTCGGACGGGCAGCATTCTGCCGATGATTTGGACAATGTCATAAAACCATTGGTTACTGGTGAAGCTAAGGCAGTCATTGGAGTAAGGCCTCTAAAGGACATGCCAAGAAGCAGAAACTATGCGAATGCAATCATGAATCTGCTTACAAGAATATTTTATAGGGTTGATGTAAGCGATTCCCAGACAGGATTCAGGGCAATAACCGTTGATGCATTGGAAAAAATCAGCATTAACGCTACAGGATATCTTATATCTTCAGAATTCATTCGTGAAATCAACGACAATAATATTCCATTTGCCGAGGTTCCTATTAAAACAATTTACACTCCTGAAACTCAGGCAAAAGGAACAAATGCTATTGTCGCACTTAAAATATTACTACAAATGATTAAACATCAATTTTAA